A single window of Micrococcaceae bacterium Sec5.1 DNA harbors:
- a CDS encoding LacI family DNA-binding transcriptional regulator yields MVTKQDSGRATISEIAREAGVSVPTVSKVLNGHAHVAAATRARVEEIIAKRDYARRPAKRSKKAGLVDLVFPGLASEWACEIIEGVERVAQEAGYGTVVSSLSLDGSRIRPWLANLAERKSDGVLLAVYELDSKQIQRIKALGIPVILIDPVGQPGPDLMTVGAANWDGAFSATEHLLKLGHKRIGMIGGREDLQCSGAREDGYLAALRRAGIDADSSLMVPGDFSTESGARGTEALLALDDRPTAIFTGNDAQALGAYRAARSAGLRIPEDLSIIGFDDIPAAEWIEPGLTTVRQPVVQMAETAMRALLRHLEGDEELPQRIELGTELVVRASTAAPRP; encoded by the coding sequence ATGGTGACCAAGCAGGACTCTGGGCGGGCGACGATCAGCGAGATCGCCCGGGAGGCCGGAGTCTCCGTGCCAACGGTGTCCAAGGTCCTGAACGGCCACGCCCATGTCGCAGCCGCTACGCGCGCCAGGGTGGAAGAAATCATCGCCAAGCGCGACTACGCTCGTCGCCCTGCCAAACGGAGCAAGAAAGCCGGGCTTGTTGACCTCGTGTTTCCGGGCTTGGCCTCGGAATGGGCCTGCGAGATCATTGAGGGCGTTGAGCGCGTTGCCCAGGAAGCCGGATATGGCACGGTGGTCAGCAGCCTGTCCCTGGACGGATCGCGGATTCGGCCGTGGCTGGCGAACCTCGCCGAGCGGAAGTCCGACGGTGTGCTGCTGGCGGTTTACGAACTGGACTCGAAGCAGATCCAACGGATCAAGGCGCTCGGAATCCCTGTGATCCTGATCGACCCCGTGGGCCAGCCGGGGCCGGACCTTATGACTGTCGGCGCTGCAAACTGGGACGGGGCCTTCTCGGCAACTGAGCACCTTTTGAAACTCGGTCATAAGCGTATTGGCATGATCGGCGGCCGCGAGGACCTTCAGTGCAGCGGCGCCCGTGAGGACGGTTATCTGGCTGCGCTGCGCCGGGCTGGTATTGACGCGGACTCTTCGTTGATGGTGCCGGGCGATTTCTCGACGGAATCCGGCGCCCGGGGGACTGAGGCTCTCCTTGCCCTGGATGACCGGCCGACGGCCATCTTCACGGGCAACGACGCGCAAGCCCTCGGTGCCTACCGTGCCGCTCGTTCTGCCGGACTTCGCATCCCGGAAGATCTCTCGATCATCGGCTTCGACGATATTCCAGCCGCTGAATGGATCGAACCCGGCCTCACCACGGTCCGCCAGCCCGTGGTGCAGATGGCTGAGACGGCCATGCGGGCGCTACTTCGTCATCTTGAAGGCGACGAAGAATTGCCGCAGCGCATCGAGCTCGGAACGGAGCTTGTGGTGCGGGCTTCGACGGCGGCGCCGCGCCCCTAA
- a CDS encoding helix-turn-helix transcriptional regulator, with translation MEQPSETVWFRAFDAKSLGSAIRGARKEQNLTQGELAKMIKASRHTIIRLEQGESVSIETATAAIRALNRDVALIPRFSRLQVKT, from the coding sequence ATGGAACAACCCTCTGAAACTGTCTGGTTTAGAGCCTTCGATGCCAAGTCCTTAGGCTCAGCGATCAGGGGCGCACGGAAAGAGCAGAACCTGACGCAAGGTGAGTTGGCCAAGATGATCAAGGCGAGTCGTCACACGATCATTCGCTTGGAACAAGGCGAGAGCGTGTCGATAGAAACAGCCACAGCTGCCATCCGAGCGCTGAATCGGGACGTCGCCCTGATTCCGCGTTTCTCCCGGCTGCAGGTAAAAACCTAG
- a CDS encoding GAF and ANTAR domain-containing protein — protein MVNPRPEQEALQNGYFLDLVLGSEDVEAFLGDLASFSAESLSHRKSPVYCGITVLRRKKSATAASSDDRARVMDELQNTFEGPCLTAMDKLTSVLVPDLLREHRWPEYVQAASHQGLRSILSVPLLVEGDTRAALNLYSEQTHAFSDDDVERAEVFASHASKSLRLALKIAQLSDARNDLAAAMQSRTVIDLAVGAIMAQNHCSQEEAFTILRTASSNRNIKLRHLARSIIAAVSSGKITTHFEE, from the coding sequence ATGGTAAACCCCCGCCCCGAGCAGGAAGCTCTCCAGAATGGATATTTTCTGGATCTTGTCCTGGGTAGCGAAGACGTCGAGGCTTTTCTCGGCGATCTCGCTTCTTTCTCGGCAGAGAGCCTCTCACACCGCAAGTCTCCTGTTTATTGCGGTATCACAGTCCTTCGGCGCAAGAAGTCCGCGACGGCCGCAAGCAGTGATGACCGTGCCCGCGTCATGGACGAACTCCAAAACACCTTCGAAGGCCCTTGTCTTACGGCCATGGACAAGCTGACCTCCGTGTTGGTCCCGGACCTTCTTCGCGAACACCGTTGGCCGGAATATGTCCAGGCCGCCTCCCATCAAGGGCTTCGGTCCATACTGAGCGTGCCGCTGTTGGTCGAGGGAGATACGCGCGCTGCCCTGAACCTTTACTCCGAGCAGACCCATGCATTCAGTGACGATGACGTGGAACGCGCCGAGGTGTTCGCATCGCACGCCTCCAAGTCGCTACGCCTCGCGCTGAAGATCGCCCAGCTAAGCGATGCGCGGAACGATCTTGCCGCTGCGATGCAATCGCGCACGGTGATCGACCTGGCCGTGGGTGCGATCATGGCGCAGAACCACTGCAGCCAGGAGGAAGCCTTCACTATCCTGCGAACGGCTTCGAGCAATCGGAACATCAAGCTGCGGCATTTGGCCCGGTCGATCATCGCCGCCGTGTCCTCGGGGAAGATCACGACTCACTTCGAGGAGTAA
- a CDS encoding MFS transporter, translated as MTTNRPRPGLAIAALSLGTALNPLNSSMIAVALVVLREDFALDVATVTWVITSFYLASAAGQPLMGRLADRFGPRRLFTFGMALVAVTCVIAPFLPSFALVCVARALMAVGTATAYPSAVVMVTELSKLANLPSTRPLGRIQMANTSAAAVGPVVGGLLVSLVGWQALFAINVPIALVALIVVHKAAPADSGRETGKLSALIRDSDIPGILAFVTSLMLAMMALLNVMPAYRWWLLGAATVIGGLFAWRELRFRPPFLDLRLLGRNRPLLLVYLLFIVFSGVYYFAFFGLPQLLQEAGHYDAGVVGLLMLPLAALSVVVTPLTVRLMERFGVRSVLIAGVLILTVAAAGLGALTLSLWAPLVFVLTAMMGIPYGLVSTASNQGLYVSARPEERGVAAGIFQTCRYLGAITATVLIGVLYGSGVNQANWGLMVLVMLSLNVLVLVLAVMWRKPTADTR; from the coding sequence GTGACGACGAATAGACCCCGGCCCGGCCTCGCAATTGCTGCGCTGAGCCTCGGGACGGCGCTGAACCCGCTGAACTCGTCCATGATCGCGGTCGCGTTGGTAGTGCTGCGGGAGGATTTCGCGCTCGACGTCGCCACCGTCACCTGGGTGATCACGTCGTTCTACCTCGCGTCCGCCGCCGGCCAGCCGCTCATGGGCAGGCTCGCCGACCGCTTCGGCCCCCGCCGCTTGTTCACTTTCGGCATGGCATTGGTAGCGGTCACCTGCGTCATCGCACCGTTCCTTCCCAGCTTCGCTTTGGTGTGTGTGGCTCGCGCTCTGATGGCTGTCGGGACTGCGACGGCGTACCCCTCCGCCGTCGTGATGGTCACCGAACTGAGCAAGCTCGCTAACTTGCCGTCCACCCGGCCGCTGGGCAGGATCCAGATGGCGAACACCTCGGCCGCTGCGGTGGGCCCGGTGGTGGGCGGATTGCTGGTGAGCTTGGTCGGCTGGCAGGCCCTGTTCGCGATCAACGTGCCAATCGCGCTGGTTGCACTCATTGTGGTGCACAAGGCTGCCCCAGCTGACTCCGGCCGCGAAACGGGCAAGCTATCGGCGCTGATCCGCGACTCCGACATCCCCGGCATCCTCGCATTCGTCACGTCGCTGATGCTGGCGATGATGGCGCTGCTTAACGTGATGCCGGCCTACCGCTGGTGGCTTCTGGGTGCTGCGACAGTGATCGGCGGGCTTTTCGCCTGGCGCGAGCTGCGCTTCCGGCCGCCGTTCCTGGACCTCCGCCTGCTGGGCAGGAACCGGCCGCTGCTGCTGGTGTATTTGCTGTTCATCGTTTTCAGCGGCGTCTACTACTTTGCCTTCTTCGGACTGCCGCAATTGCTGCAGGAGGCAGGTCATTACGACGCCGGTGTAGTAGGCCTGCTCATGCTGCCCCTTGCGGCGTTGTCGGTGGTGGTGACGCCACTGACCGTGCGGCTGATGGAGCGGTTCGGCGTGCGTTCCGTCCTGATCGCCGGTGTCCTTATTCTGACTGTTGCGGCAGCCGGTCTGGGCGCGCTCACCTTGTCTCTGTGGGCGCCTTTGGTGTTCGTGCTGACCGCAATGATGGGCATTCCCTATGGGTTGGTGAGCACGGCCTCGAACCAAGGCCTCTATGTTTCAGCACGACCGGAGGAACGCGGAGTAGCTGCCGGAATCTTCCAGACCTGCAGGTACCTTGGCGCGATCACGGCAACCGTGCTGATTGGCGTTCTGTATGGCTCGGGCGTGAACCAAGCCAACTGGGGACTCATGGTGCTGGTGATGCTGAGCCTGAACGTGCTGGTGTTGGTGCTGGCCGTGATGTGGCGGAAGCCCACTGCGGACACGCGATAG
- a CDS encoding metalloregulator ArsR/SmtB family transcription factor, whose amino-acid sequence MLGLENTPEILSGSPAPELWLVLVTIAILVTLVTLAAVVASRLVLPLTALLQRRRRGAAPATSQLPQGGVVKRKALKGRHQPHLLLNALATTNVLFVLDALEIAAEPNRRRLLHLLAGSEQAVSDLAAHFEVSRSAVSQHLLLLEKAGLVMARKEGRNRYYRLDPQGMGRLRDLVSQFWTNELDLLASDAAALAQRRGDQQQRHPDH is encoded by the coding sequence ATGCTTGGACTCGAAAATACCCCGGAAATTCTTAGTGGCTCGCCCGCACCCGAATTGTGGCTGGTGCTGGTAACCATTGCCATTCTTGTGACTCTGGTGACGCTCGCCGCCGTGGTGGCTTCCCGCCTGGTGTTGCCACTCACGGCGTTGTTGCAACGACGACGGCGTGGGGCAGCCCCCGCGACATCGCAGCTCCCGCAAGGCGGAGTTGTCAAAAGGAAGGCACTAAAAGGAAGGCACCAGCCACACCTCTTGCTTAATGCGTTAGCCACCACTAACGTATTATTCGTGTTGGATGCCCTGGAGATAGCTGCTGAGCCCAATCGGCGTCGACTGCTTCATCTCCTGGCTGGCAGCGAACAGGCGGTCAGTGACTTGGCCGCTCACTTCGAGGTCAGCCGATCCGCTGTTTCACAGCACCTGTTGTTGTTGGAGAAAGCGGGCCTGGTGATGGCCCGCAAGGAAGGGAGAAACAGGTACTACAGGCTCGATCCCCAGGGGATGGGCCGACTCCGTGATCTTGTTTCCCAGTTCTGGACCAACGAACTGGACCTCCTTGCATCCGATGCTGCCGCTCTTGCCCAACGCCGGGGCGACCAGCAACAACGACACCCAGACCACTAA
- a CDS encoding TIGR03086 family metal-binding protein, with product MSFDKTIHLPVTADEAFALITQPERLRRWQTVAARVDLRIGGDFRWTVTPGHNAAGTFQEIEPGKRVVFTWGWEGQDDLPPGASTISITLEPDADGTSLRLLHEGLTEEQETSHAMGWNHYLDRLLAAASSKDGAGSDDWAWAPDPINQLSSAEASLAILLGVLRNVAPEDTAKPTPCEEFNVSELLDHLAGSLKGIGHALGATPVDHKDASPEVRIAELAQPALEAFSNRGLEGTVDMGFAELPATTVAGILNLELLVHAWDFAKATGQQVAVSDVVSDYVTELARQTISEQVRSGGSFAPEQPTAETASSLERLVAFTGRTVTL from the coding sequence ATGAGTTTCGACAAAACCATCCACCTGCCGGTCACAGCCGACGAGGCCTTCGCCCTCATCACCCAGCCCGAGCGACTTCGGCGTTGGCAAACGGTCGCAGCCCGGGTGGACCTCCGGATCGGTGGGGATTTCCGCTGGACCGTTACCCCCGGCCACAATGCCGCGGGAACCTTCCAGGAAATCGAACCGGGCAAGCGCGTCGTCTTCACGTGGGGCTGGGAGGGCCAGGATGATCTTCCCCCTGGAGCCTCCACCATCAGCATCACATTGGAGCCGGACGCCGACGGAACGTCCCTCCGGCTGTTGCATGAAGGGCTCACCGAGGAGCAGGAAACATCGCACGCCATGGGCTGGAACCACTACCTGGATCGTCTGCTGGCTGCGGCTTCATCCAAGGACGGCGCCGGAAGCGACGACTGGGCATGGGCGCCCGATCCCATCAACCAACTGAGCTCGGCTGAAGCTTCTTTAGCGATCCTTCTTGGCGTGCTGCGCAACGTCGCTCCAGAGGACACTGCGAAGCCCACGCCGTGCGAGGAGTTCAACGTCAGCGAATTGCTGGACCACTTGGCCGGATCGTTGAAGGGCATCGGACACGCGCTCGGAGCAACACCTGTGGACCACAAGGACGCGTCGCCAGAGGTGCGGATCGCCGAGTTGGCCCAGCCCGCGCTGGAAGCCTTCAGCAACCGCGGCCTTGAAGGCACCGTTGACATGGGGTTCGCCGAACTGCCTGCAACCACGGTCGCCGGGATCCTGAACCTCGAACTGCTCGTCCATGCTTGGGACTTCGCGAAGGCGACGGGGCAGCAAGTGGCGGTGTCCGACGTCGTCAGCGATTACGTGACGGAACTTGCCCGGCAGACCATCTCCGAGCAGGTCCGATCCGGTGGCAGCTTTGCGCCCGAGCAGCCTACGGCGGAGACAGCCAGCAGCCTGGAACGGCTCGTGGCCTTCACCGGCCGCACTGTGACCCTCTAA
- a CDS encoding SRPBCC domain-containing protein encodes MTTSPDGTATTVSKTFSRTTKVATTIDADAATVWRVLTTAADYPRWNSTIVSLKGEIKPGSTLQLVSTMDPSRTFKLKVKEFEPTSRLVWGDALGSRVYTLTETNGGQTLFEMNERIGGPIFPLFASKIPSFDASFEQFAADLKTAAEAAQ; translated from the coding sequence ATGACAACCAGTCCAGATGGAACCGCCACCACCGTCAGCAAGACGTTCAGCCGCACCACCAAGGTGGCTACGACAATCGACGCCGACGCCGCCACAGTCTGGCGCGTCTTGACCACCGCGGCCGATTACCCCCGATGGAACTCCACCATCGTGTCCTTGAAGGGTGAAATCAAACCAGGATCCACCCTCCAGCTGGTGTCCACGATGGATCCCAGCCGCACGTTCAAACTCAAGGTCAAAGAGTTCGAACCCACCAGCCGGCTCGTATGGGGCGACGCACTGGGCAGCCGCGTCTACACCCTCACGGAAACCAACGGCGGACAGACGCTCTTCGAGATGAATGAACGCATCGGCGGGCCGATCTTTCCCCTGTTTGCGAGCAAGATCCCATCCTTCGACGCGAGCTTCGAACAGTTCGCGGCCGACCTGAAAACGGCCGCCGAGGCAGCTCAATAA
- the helR gene encoding RNA polymerase recycling motor ATPase HelR, with amino-acid sequence MPLTTSAFNLPEHLAPKADPALIAADEQHFAAIAESLEQTISELSDQLDAIRKAPSRFGQEAVEKDVETRRLTGRLRALRRFGLDLCLGRVVPSGDTEPLYIGRLGLTDSDGRRLLIDWRSPAAEPLFGATHANPMGLAGRRRYRWTRGRITDYWDEAFTADPASAGQASADPPGGTAALEDLSAFIASLGSSRSARMRDVLGTIQADQDAIIRASSRGGLVVDGGPGTGKTVVALHRAAYLLYSDPRLGHRRGGVLFVGPHRPFLTYVADVLPSLGEEGVQTCTLRDLVPEGADAAIEADAVARLKSSADLVKAIEPAVRFYESPPKEGMEVETPWADVWLSADDWAEAFDVPTPGTPHNEAREEVSDELLTILVDKFDTDEVPEDLLRRSFAHNPDLVEAFSRAWPLLHYTDLVADLWRVPAYLRLCAPWLSPDEVGKLQRATPNAWTVSDLPLLDAARQRLGDPEASKRRRRQKAEAAAERELMDRVVEDLVAADDSEMLVMSMLRGEDMQEKLMDEPVLIADPDQLAGPFAHVVVDEAQELTDAQWQMLLQRCPSRSFTIVGDRAQARHGFTESWQERLERIGLSNVNLTHLSINYRTPEEVMAEAEPVIKAALPDANVPTSIRSGGLPVIHGSAADLDSILTTWLDAHAEGIACVISKNDVGRGSLPASARLRWLAPELAKGLEFDLVVLIDPEEFGTGIEGAVDRYVAMTRATQQLVILTTAETTAKSTAEPARGNR; translated from the coding sequence GTGCCTCTCACAACCAGCGCGTTCAACCTTCCCGAGCACCTCGCGCCCAAAGCAGATCCAGCCCTGATCGCCGCCGACGAGCAGCACTTCGCAGCCATCGCTGAAAGCCTTGAGCAGACCATCTCCGAGCTGTCCGACCAGCTCGATGCCATACGGAAAGCCCCCAGTCGCTTCGGCCAGGAGGCAGTGGAGAAGGACGTTGAAACCCGCCGGCTCACCGGCCGACTGCGTGCGCTGCGTCGCTTCGGACTAGACCTCTGCCTCGGTCGCGTAGTCCCTTCCGGCGACACGGAACCGCTCTACATCGGGCGGCTCGGCCTCACGGACAGTGACGGCCGCCGGCTGCTGATCGACTGGCGCTCCCCCGCCGCAGAGCCGCTCTTCGGAGCCACCCACGCCAATCCCATGGGCCTGGCAGGCCGCCGTCGTTATCGCTGGACCCGCGGCCGGATCACCGACTACTGGGACGAAGCTTTCACCGCGGACCCGGCCTCCGCAGGCCAGGCCTCCGCAGATCCGCCCGGCGGCACGGCTGCCCTTGAAGACCTTTCAGCCTTCATTGCCAGCTTGGGGAGCAGCCGTTCGGCTCGGATGCGGGACGTGCTGGGCACCATCCAAGCGGACCAGGACGCCATCATTCGCGCGTCTTCCCGGGGTGGTTTAGTGGTCGACGGCGGTCCGGGTACAGGTAAGACGGTGGTCGCCTTGCACCGCGCAGCGTATCTCCTCTACTCGGACCCTCGCCTCGGTCACCGCAGGGGCGGCGTCCTGTTTGTCGGCCCGCACCGCCCGTTCCTGACGTACGTTGCGGATGTCCTTCCCAGTCTTGGCGAAGAAGGTGTACAGACCTGCACCCTTCGGGACCTAGTGCCGGAGGGAGCCGACGCTGCAATTGAGGCCGACGCGGTTGCCCGGCTTAAATCTTCGGCGGACCTGGTGAAAGCAATCGAGCCGGCGGTCAGGTTCTACGAGTCACCACCGAAGGAGGGCATGGAAGTCGAGACACCCTGGGCCGACGTCTGGCTCAGCGCCGACGACTGGGCCGAGGCTTTCGACGTGCCAACACCGGGCACTCCCCACAATGAGGCGCGCGAGGAGGTCTCGGACGAACTGCTCACCATCCTGGTGGACAAGTTCGATACGGACGAGGTTCCGGAGGACTTGCTTCGGCGGTCCTTCGCCCACAATCCGGATCTGGTGGAAGCGTTCAGCCGGGCGTGGCCACTGCTTCATTACACGGATCTCGTGGCCGACCTTTGGCGGGTGCCAGCGTACCTGCGTTTGTGCGCGCCTTGGCTGAGTCCTGATGAAGTGGGAAAGCTTCAGCGGGCAACTCCGAACGCCTGGACGGTGTCGGATTTGCCCCTCCTGGACGCAGCGCGGCAACGATTGGGCGATCCTGAGGCATCCAAGCGAAGGCGTCGACAGAAGGCCGAAGCCGCTGCCGAGCGTGAGCTCATGGACCGCGTGGTGGAAGACCTCGTGGCTGCGGACGATTCCGAAATGCTGGTCATGTCCATGCTGCGCGGCGAGGACATGCAGGAGAAGCTCATGGATGAGCCAGTGTTGATCGCGGACCCGGACCAGCTCGCCGGCCCCTTCGCCCATGTGGTGGTGGACGAGGCGCAGGAACTGACCGACGCCCAGTGGCAGATGCTCCTTCAGCGTTGCCCGTCCCGGAGCTTCACCATCGTGGGCGACCGCGCGCAGGCCAGGCACGGATTCACCGAATCGTGGCAGGAGCGCTTGGAGCGCATTGGGCTGAGCAACGTGAATCTGACGCATCTCAGCATCAACTACCGCACGCCCGAGGAAGTCATGGCGGAGGCCGAACCCGTCATCAAGGCCGCCCTCCCGGACGCCAACGTGCCCACGTCCATCCGAAGCGGCGGCCTCCCGGTCATCCACGGATCCGCCGCAGACCTGGACTCGATCCTCACCACGTGGCTTGATGCGCACGCCGAAGGAATCGCTTGCGTCATCAGCAAGAACGACGTCGGACGCGGCTCGCTCCCAGCGTCGGCGCGCCTCCGTTGGCTGGCCCCGGAGCTAGCGAAGGGACTCGAGTTCGACCTCGTGGTTTTGATTGATCCGGAGGAATTCGGGACGGGCATCGAAGGAGCCGTGGACCGCTATGTTGCGATGACCAGGGCCACCCAGCAGCTGGTCATCCTCACCACTGCCGAGACCACCGCCAAGTCCACTGCAGAGCCGGCCCGCGGCAACCGCTGA
- a CDS encoding NADP-dependent oxidoreductase: protein MKAFVLNKYKEALQEVDVPEPVVGEHDVLVQVKAAGLNQLDEKIRQGEFKQILPYRLPLILGNDLAGVVVSVGAKVRSFKPGDEVFARPNQDRIGTFAERIAVAEADLAIKPASISMDEAGSLPLVALTAWQALVERGKVGPGQKVLIHAGAGGVGSIAIQLAKYLGATVATTVSAKNADFVRELGADVVIDYRTEDFAEILHGYDLVLDSLGGENLERSLKVLKPGGKAIGISGPPDPSFAQQLGANVVMKGAVALISAGIRRKARRLGVTYEFLFMRANGSQLREIAALIDAGEIRPVVGRVVPFNQTPDVLAELDKGGVRGKTVVSH, encoded by the coding sequence ATGAAAGCCTTCGTCCTCAACAAATACAAAGAAGCCTTGCAAGAGGTTGACGTTCCCGAGCCGGTGGTCGGCGAGCATGACGTGCTGGTGCAGGTGAAAGCGGCCGGTCTGAACCAATTGGACGAGAAGATCCGGCAGGGGGAGTTCAAGCAGATTCTCCCGTACAGGCTGCCGCTGATCCTTGGCAACGATCTTGCCGGAGTAGTGGTCAGTGTCGGGGCGAAAGTACGGTCCTTCAAGCCGGGCGATGAGGTCTTCGCCCGCCCGAATCAGGACCGCATCGGAACGTTTGCCGAGCGCATCGCAGTGGCCGAGGCGGACCTGGCCATCAAGCCGGCGTCGATCAGCATGGACGAAGCTGGGTCCCTGCCCTTGGTGGCGTTGACCGCCTGGCAGGCACTCGTGGAACGCGGCAAGGTTGGCCCTGGCCAGAAGGTCCTGATTCACGCGGGAGCCGGGGGAGTGGGCTCCATCGCGATCCAGCTCGCCAAGTATCTTGGTGCCACCGTTGCGACGACGGTGAGCGCCAAGAACGCGGACTTTGTCCGCGAGCTCGGGGCAGACGTGGTCATTGATTACCGCACAGAGGACTTTGCGGAGATCCTCCATGGCTACGATCTGGTTCTGGACAGCCTTGGCGGCGAGAATCTGGAGCGCTCACTGAAGGTCCTCAAGCCCGGCGGTAAGGCCATCGGCATCTCGGGCCCGCCGGATCCCAGTTTCGCTCAACAGCTCGGCGCGAACGTCGTGATGAAGGGCGCTGTGGCCCTCATTAGTGCTGGCATCCGGCGTAAAGCCCGTCGTCTCGGCGTCACCTACGAATTCCTCTTCATGCGCGCCAACGGCAGCCAGCTCCGCGAGATTGCCGCACTCATCGACGCCGGGGAAATCCGCCCCGTCGTCGGCCGGGTAGTCCCGTTCAACCAGACGCCGGACGTCCTTGCTGAGCTGGACAAGGGCGGCGTCCGCGGCAAAACAGTCGTCAGCCACTGA
- a CDS encoding alpha/beta hydrolase, which yields MSNVITAYKDAPVSTVTAGGVTYSYRELGPKGGIPVVFLVHLAATMDNWDPRVIDPIAQKHHVITFSNRGVGATTGDVPGTIEEMADDAATFIKALGYAKVDLFGFSLGGMIAQALVVKYPELVRKLVLAGTGPAGGKDIDKVARVTYYDVLRATLTRQDPKEFLFFNRNAAGKPAARAFIQRLKERTTNLDAPIKTKAFQTQLKAIKKWGRTEPANLGALTQPTLIANGDNDRMVPSRLSEDMHRRIPGSELVIYPDSGHGGIFQYHQEFVPVALEFLGR from the coding sequence ATGAGCAACGTCATCACCGCCTACAAGGATGCACCGGTCAGCACAGTTACCGCCGGCGGCGTCACCTACAGTTACCGTGAGCTGGGCCCGAAGGGTGGAATCCCCGTCGTCTTCCTGGTCCACCTCGCCGCGACAATGGACAACTGGGACCCGCGCGTCATCGACCCCATTGCCCAGAAGCACCACGTGATCACCTTCAGCAACCGTGGTGTCGGTGCCACTACCGGCGACGTTCCGGGCACGATCGAGGAGATGGCGGATGACGCCGCGACCTTCATCAAGGCGCTCGGGTACGCGAAAGTAGACCTCTTTGGATTCTCGCTCGGAGGCATGATTGCCCAGGCGTTGGTGGTCAAATACCCGGAACTGGTGCGGAAGCTCGTCCTTGCCGGCACTGGTCCTGCAGGTGGAAAGGACATCGACAAGGTTGCCCGCGTCACGTACTACGACGTCCTGCGAGCCACCCTGACCCGGCAGGACCCCAAGGAATTCCTGTTCTTCAACCGCAATGCCGCTGGCAAGCCCGCCGCGAGGGCATTTATCCAGCGGCTCAAAGAGCGCACCACCAACCTGGACGCACCGATCAAGACCAAGGCTTTCCAGACGCAGTTGAAGGCCATCAAGAAGTGGGGTCGCACTGAACCGGCCAACCTGGGCGCACTCACCCAGCCGACACTCATCGCCAACGGCGACAACGACCGTATGGTTCCATCCCGGCTCTCCGAGGATATGCACCGCCGGATTCCGGGCAGCGAACTGGTCATTTACCCCGATTCAGGGCACGGCGGAATCTTCCAGTACCACCAGGAGTTCGTCCCCGTCGCCCTGGAATTCCTGGGCCGCTGA
- a CDS encoding helix-turn-helix domain-containing protein, with amino-acid sequence MQAVPQTLGRRERNKQEKLDRITAAARELFTQYGVDEVTTQQVADKADVGSGTLFLYAKTKAELLLLVHNVKYADALNSGVAAAEQEEAVLDGIMAIIRPIIECNRVQIENGRTYLKEIVFGDPSEPHHAEALALTMRTEAAIAEVLGRDEHLTARDPAKIARVISAIMFISMSSSANGGLTDEQVRDEIRDQINVVLATGS; translated from the coding sequence ATGCAGGCTGTGCCCCAGACCCTTGGCCGACGTGAGCGGAATAAGCAGGAGAAGCTTGACCGCATCACCGCTGCGGCCCGTGAGCTCTTCACCCAGTACGGCGTAGACGAGGTCACCACTCAGCAAGTGGCTGACAAGGCCGACGTCGGATCGGGAACCTTGTTCTTGTACGCCAAGACAAAGGCGGAGCTGCTTCTCCTGGTCCACAACGTCAAATATGCCGACGCGCTCAACTCGGGCGTCGCCGCCGCGGAACAGGAAGAAGCCGTCCTTGACGGGATCATGGCGATCATCCGGCCCATCATCGAATGCAACCGGGTCCAGATCGAGAACGGCCGGACCTACTTGAAAGAGATCGTCTTCGGTGATCCCAGCGAACCCCACCACGCGGAGGCACTTGCGTTGACCATGCGCACGGAAGCCGCCATCGCAGAGGTGTTGGGCCGGGATGAGCACTTGACGGCCCGGGACCCAGCGAAAATTGCCCGCGTCATCTCGGCGATCATGTTCATCAGCATGAGCTCCTCCGCCAATGGCGGTCTTACCGACGAGCAAGTCCGAGACGAGATCCGCGATCAGATCAACGTGGTTTTGGCCACGGGGAGCTAG
- a CDS encoding SRPBCC domain-containing protein, whose translation MTENAIKLERTFPHPKEAVWAALTTPELLARWWAAGDIAPVVGHRFTMDMGGWGQQQCEVLTVEPGSAITFMFAEGVLDTSITWQLEATEDGTILHFEHAGFRLDTPMGKQALEGMGNGWPGLLARIDQVLVSVT comes from the coding sequence ATGACCGAAAACGCCATCAAACTCGAGCGCACTTTCCCGCACCCCAAAGAGGCAGTGTGGGCTGCCCTGACCACCCCGGAACTGCTCGCCCGCTGGTGGGCTGCCGGCGACATCGCCCCCGTGGTGGGCCACCGCTTCACCATGGACATGGGCGGCTGGGGCCAGCAGCAATGCGAAGTCCTCACGGTGGAGCCCGGCTCAGCGATCACGTTCATGTTCGCCGAAGGTGTTCTGGACACCAGCATCACGTGGCAGCTCGAAGCCACAGAAGACGGCACCATCCTGCACTTTGAGCACGCAGGTTTCCGCCTCGATACCCCGATGGGAAAGCAAGCCCTCGAGGGGATGGGCAACGGATGGCCGGGCCTTCTCGCTCGGATCGACCAGGTCCTGGTTAGCGTCACCTAG